One window from the genome of Methanomicrobia archaeon encodes:
- a CDS encoding DUF2111 domain-containing protein encodes MIHEDSTAEELAPIATAVNELLVIPVTMRSKNKRGVCVEKGKVLEFEYSGPVLERVLAENRTIRTTPLTGRYAHVPVVVAPIRNPAGEAVAVLGVVDVVGTVDLGALFADSPRVLEQIRSHSSYPLKREEG; translated from the coding sequence ATGATACATGAAGATTCCACGGCGGAAGAACTCGCACCGATTGCCACAGCCGTGAATGAATTGCTGGTCATTCCGGTCACGATGCGGAGCAAGAATAAGCGGGGGGTCTGCGTCGAGAAGGGAAAAGTGCTCGAGTTCGAGTACTCCGGCCCTGTCCTGGAGCGCGTGCTGGCGGAAAATCGGACTATACGCACGACACCGCTTACCGGTAGGTATGCGCATGTACCGGTAGTTGTTGCTCCGATTCGAAATCCCGCAGGGGAAGCTGTTGCGGTGTTAGGTGTGGTGGATGTGGTCGGAACCGTGGATCTCGGTGCGTTATTCGCAGACTCACCCCGTGTCCTCGAGCAGATACGGTCGCATTCGAGCTACCCGCTAAAACGAGAAGAAGGATGA
- a CDS encoding CBS domain-containing protein, with amino-acid sequence MRSMPTEEDQRELKVRDVMSHPVITVDEDALVTEIVRKMAELEIGSIVVTADGKPVGIVTERDVALNVLLDKRAGEVRAKEIMTSPLISVAPDTTLDAASEIAAEKRIKRLPVIENGVLIGLVSLRNILTHKPEYVKRFYPQVRLLASGWTLDRLERELSDCEMCLRGQSDRSLKKALKAVYDELQELVSTYFDDTELLELFALIEELYNDIAEEGDGEEGISAEEQRKRLDEILRKFRHVTYLRKQQSLTSFAGVSPRFGDYRHQIANQPRLPYKRTR; translated from the coding sequence ATGAGAAGTATGCCCACGGAGGAAGATCAAAGAGAGCTGAAAGTTCGCGATGTGATGAGCCATCCCGTCATCACGGTAGACGAAGATGCACTGGTCACCGAGATCGTGAGGAAAATGGCAGAGCTGGAGATCGGTAGTATCGTTGTCACTGCGGATGGCAAGCCGGTCGGGATCGTGACCGAGCGAGACGTTGCTTTGAACGTGCTCCTTGATAAGCGGGCCGGTGAAGTGCGGGCAAAAGAGATCATGACCTCGCCGCTGATCTCGGTGGCACCGGATACGACGCTCGATGCGGCCAGTGAAATCGCGGCTGAGAAGCGCATCAAGCGACTGCCAGTCATCGAAAATGGCGTGCTCATTGGGCTCGTCAGTCTCCGCAATATTCTGACTCATAAGCCCGAGTATGTCAAACGATTCTATCCCCAGGTGCGCCTTTTGGCCAGCGGCTGGACGCTCGATCGACTCGAGCGCGAGTTGAGCGACTGCGAGATGTGCTTACGGGGTCAGAGTGACAGAAGCCTCAAGAAAGCACTGAAAGCGGTTTATGATGAACTGCAGGAGCTCGTCAGCACGTATTTCGATGATACTGAGCTCCTAGAGCTCTTTGCGCTCATCGAAGAGTTATATAACGATATTGCGGAAGAAGGCGACGGAGAAGAGGGCATTTCCGCTGAAGAGCAACGAAAACGGTTGGATGAGATCCTGCGGAAGTTCCGGCATGTCACGTATCTGCGCAAGCAGCAATCACTCACCAGCTTCGCCGGGGTTTCCCCTCGCTTTGGTGATTATCGACACCAAATCGCCAATCAGCCTCGCCTGCCCTATAAACGAACGCGTTAG
- the mutL gene encoding DNA mismatch repair endonuclease MutL: MRSIFTLEEQTIGKIAAGEVVDRPASVVKELIENSIDAGSSHIRVELGNGGRALIRVTDDGGGISEEDVEVAFEKHATSKIKQIEDLLSLHTLGFRGEALPSIAAVSRVSVSTRHASEAFGTQLTIAGGAVKERRRITRGVGTSIEVKSLFYNLPARIGTLKSRSTELRHVVDVCINYAVIYPEIKFELIHDNTPILTTLGTGSMLDAIVTAYGSGVATALLELKSLANPTHSLPPFTLTGYISKPVLSYSTKGHLFTYVNQRFVRSELIERAIKRGYLSLLPKHAYPFAVVSLIIDPGEMNVNIHPKKHEIQFYHADEVFQLIANAVTATLRSADLIPEMAQREIRKAPRAATLFGLQEERKPATISVQTSFHEVYPETEGDDQRESTDLDILPLPLYQVLDSYIVAQSETEDVLLIDQHAAAERITYERLLLRYGSRIEQQALLRPLVPDLSPHQRYVLRENEAVLREMGFDLDRLGDDSYVIRAIPIVFHGMIGEAELPEVMLQLVDESGKREERIKVLFSTAACKASIKAGEKQSYEAMRELVERLKRTKMPFTCPHGRPTMIRLSKKEIEKRFKRR; this comes from the coding sequence ATGAGAAGCATTTTTACCCTTGAGGAGCAGACGATCGGTAAAATCGCTGCGGGTGAGGTCGTTGATCGTCCTGCATCGGTCGTAAAAGAGCTGATCGAGAACTCGATCGATGCGGGGAGCAGCCATATACGTGTGGAGCTGGGCAATGGCGGTAGAGCGCTTATCCGGGTCACAGACGATGGCGGTGGTATCAGCGAAGAGGATGTGGAGGTTGCCTTTGAGAAGCACGCGACAAGTAAGATAAAACAGATTGAGGATCTGCTATCGCTGCATACGCTGGGCTTCCGCGGTGAGGCGTTACCGAGTATCGCAGCAGTCTCACGGGTGTCCGTGAGTACACGGCATGCGAGCGAGGCTTTCGGCACCCAGCTCACCATTGCGGGTGGCGCGGTAAAAGAGCGGCGGCGCATCACGCGCGGGGTGGGCACGAGCATCGAGGTAAAGAGCCTCTTTTATAATCTCCCTGCACGAATCGGCACGCTCAAATCGAGATCCACGGAACTCCGGCACGTCGTCGACGTCTGCATCAACTACGCGGTCATCTACCCGGAGATCAAATTTGAGCTCATTCATGATAACACCCCCATCCTGACTACCCTTGGCACGGGAAGCATGCTCGATGCCATCGTTACCGCCTACGGCAGCGGCGTTGCGACCGCGCTGCTCGAGCTAAAGTCGCTCGCGAACCCAACTCATTCACTTCCACCGTTCACGCTCACCGGCTATATCTCGAAGCCCGTCCTCTCCTACAGCACGAAGGGACATCTCTTCACCTACGTGAATCAGCGCTTCGTGCGGAGCGAGCTCATAGAGCGCGCGATAAAGCGGGGTTATCTGTCACTGCTACCGAAGCACGCGTATCCCTTTGCGGTAGTTTCACTCATCATAGACCCGGGCGAGATGAATGTGAACATCCACCCCAAAAAGCACGAGATACAGTTCTACCATGCTGATGAGGTCTTTCAGCTCATCGCAAATGCGGTGACCGCCACGTTGCGTTCCGCGGATCTCATACCCGAGATGGCGCAACGCGAGATACGCAAAGCACCCCGAGCCGCCACGCTCTTTGGATTGCAAGAAGAGCGAAAACCGGCAACCATCAGTGTACAGACCTCGTTCCATGAGGTGTATCCTGAGACTGAGGGTGATGATCAGCGCGAAAGCACCGATCTAGACATTCTTCCTCTTCCGCTGTATCAGGTACTCGATAGTTACATTGTTGCGCAGAGCGAGACTGAGGACGTGCTTTTGATCGACCAACACGCGGCTGCAGAACGGATCACTTATGAGCGTTTGCTACTACGTTACGGCAGCCGAATAGAGCAGCAAGCGCTTTTGCGACCGCTCGTGCCAGACCTCAGTCCGCATCAACGCTACGTGCTCAGGGAGAATGAGGCGGTGCTCCGTGAGATGGGCTTCGATCTCGACCGTCTGGGCGATGACAGTTACGTAATCCGTGCGATTCCCATCGTTTTTCACGGCATGATCGGTGAAGCAGAGCTCCCGGAGGTCATGCTGCAGTTGGTGGATGAGTCCGGCAAACGTGAGGAGCGGATAAAGGTGCTCTTCAGTACCGCGGCGTGTAAAGCGAGTATCAAGGCGGGCGAGAAGCAGTCGTACGAGGCGATGCGCGAGCTCGTGGAGCGCTTGAAGAGGACGAAGATGCCGTTTACCTGCCCGCATGGGCGACCAACGATGATCCGGCTGAGCAAGAAGGAGATAGAGAAGCGGTTTAAACGCCGATAA
- a CDS encoding DNA-binding protein gives MPGKSVIVDTNALLIPGEFGVDIFAELERLGYTAIIVPRLVLNELEALRARASLKGKERRAAAVGYALLQDYVRDTNRRREQSGCTVVLEPEVGAEGGSDTDTALIRLAARRGAAVLTNDELLRRRLTDAGIVTVYLRGRTILEERE, from the coding sequence GTGCCAGGGAAGAGCGTCATCGTGGACACCAATGCACTATTGATACCGGGGGAATTTGGCGTGGATATCTTTGCGGAGCTGGAGCGCCTGGGCTATACCGCTATTATCGTGCCCCGGTTGGTACTGAACGAGCTGGAGGCGCTCAGAGCAAGAGCGAGCTTGAAGGGTAAGGAGCGGAGAGCGGCCGCTGTCGGGTACGCGCTGTTACAGGATTACGTTCGTGACACGAACCGTAGACGCGAGCAGAGCGGATGCACCGTCGTGCTGGAGCCCGAGGTGGGAGCGGAAGGAGGAAGCGATACTGACACGGCTCTTATCCGCTTAGCGGCTCGTCGCGGGGCCGCAGTACTCACTAACGATGAGCTCTTGAGGCGGCGATTGACCGACGCGGGTATCGTCACGGTGTACCTGCGTGGAAGAACGATATTGGAGGAGCGTGAATAA
- a CDS encoding molybdopterin molybdenumtransferase MoeA, translated as MKLFRTLISYDEALQVVVAHAHRMGAEIIRFDEALNRVLAEDVRSPVDSPPFDRAAMDGYAVRGEDSFGATPRTPVTLKLIRSSSEGESGPQVALRTGECAPIATGMPIPEGSNAVVMLEYTKERGDMVDIYKPVTPGKNVSARGEDVKKGEIVLKAGKRFRPHDIGLLASLRLTTVQVCRKARIGILSTGDELANPAELNDLKLKKIADANSYVLTALTQSIASPYRIGIVRDDYTAILNSIRQSLDGTCDVLLVTGGSSVGSRDYVADAVEELGELLFHGVAIRPGEPVGFGLIKSKPIYILPGYPVATIAAFELLVRPFLYALHGLADERRIIGATARKKIPSTVGRTDFVRVRVLRDGDDYAVEPVRVSGSGILSSMTKSNGFAVIAANKEGVEEGDRVAVTCYNDL; from the coding sequence ATGAAACTATTTCGCACACTTATCTCCTATGATGAGGCGCTGCAGGTGGTGGTCGCGCATGCGCACCGGATGGGCGCGGAGATTATCAGGTTTGACGAAGCATTGAACAGAGTGCTAGCCGAAGACGTTCGTTCACCTGTTGATAGCCCGCCCTTTGATCGTGCCGCGATGGATGGATATGCGGTTCGGGGTGAGGACTCATTCGGAGCAACACCACGTACTCCAGTGACTTTGAAGCTGATACGATCCTCTTCAGAGGGCGAAAGCGGCCCTCAGGTGGCGTTAAGGACCGGCGAATGCGCGCCCATCGCGACCGGGATGCCGATACCAGAGGGCAGTAACGCGGTCGTTATGCTCGAGTATACCAAGGAACGGGGCGATATGGTGGATATTTACAAGCCGGTGACGCCCGGGAAGAACGTCTCCGCACGGGGCGAGGACGTGAAGAAGGGCGAAATCGTACTGAAAGCCGGGAAGAGATTCCGGCCTCACGATATCGGCTTGCTCGCCTCGCTGCGGCTCACGACGGTGCAGGTATGTCGGAAAGCGCGGATCGGTATACTATCGACAGGCGATGAGCTCGCTAATCCCGCGGAGCTAAACGATCTAAAGCTGAAGAAGATCGCAGATGCGAACAGTTACGTACTGACCGCGCTTACGCAATCCATTGCAAGCCCCTATCGCATCGGGATTGTACGCGACGATTACACCGCGATACTGAACAGTATACGGCAGTCGTTGGACGGTACCTGCGATGTGCTCCTGGTGACCGGGGGCAGCTCAGTCGGCTCCCGGGACTACGTCGCGGACGCGGTAGAAGAGCTGGGTGAGTTGCTCTTTCATGGCGTGGCTATTCGGCCGGGCGAACCGGTCGGGTTCGGCCTTATCAAGAGCAAGCCGATATATATCCTCCCGGGCTATCCAGTGGCGACGATCGCTGCGTTTGAGTTGCTCGTTCGGCCGTTCCTTTACGCCCTGCACGGTCTCGCGGATGAACGCCGAATCATTGGTGCAACTGCACGCAAGAAGATCCCGTCAACCGTGGGAAGAACTGATTTTGTACGGGTTCGGGTGCTTCGTGATGGCGACGATTATGCTGTGGAGCCCGTGCGCGTGAGCGGCTCGGGTATCCTCTCGAGCATGACGAAATCGAACGGTTTTGCGGTGATAGCGGCTAATAAGGAAGGCGTGGAGGAAGGTGATCGGGTAGCTGTAACCTGCTACAATGATCTGTAA
- a CDS encoding sulfite exporter TauE/SafE family protein, translated as MELLIALIILAVTGIAVGFGEGLLGIGGSFIMVPVVYWLLTAMDVTSDTAIKLAFGSALLVVFPTAISGTWIHTRKRAVWWKAALVMGLFGSLGALTGSTITAQFLTAAILKPLFGIVLAIGGIQMVIGKLHGAEAGEEEAELKTRPLAWALTGLSVGLLSGLIGIGGGTIMVPALVMGLKFKLHHAIGTSLAVIIFTSCSGALGYLLNGLAVLELPPYSVGYLNLFIFACLAVTSIPVAQLGARTAHIVPARELRYLFAAVMFYIAFRMIYSSTPLLLPF; from the coding sequence ATGGAACTGCTGATCGCGCTCATAATCCTTGCCGTGACCGGGATCGCGGTGGGCTTCGGTGAAGGGCTGCTCGGAATTGGCGGGAGCTTCATTATGGTTCCCGTCGTGTATTGGCTCCTCACGGCAATGGACGTGACTTCTGATACCGCGATCAAGCTTGCCTTCGGCTCCGCGCTGCTTGTGGTCTTCCCTACCGCGATCAGCGGCACCTGGATACATACCAGGAAGCGTGCGGTATGGTGGAAGGCCGCGCTCGTTATGGGGCTCTTCGGATCGCTCGGTGCGCTTACCGGCTCCACGATCACCGCCCAATTCCTCACTGCAGCGATCTTGAAACCGCTCTTCGGGATCGTACTCGCCATCGGTGGTATTCAGATGGTGATCGGGAAGCTGCACGGGGCTGAGGCGGGAGAAGAAGAAGCGGAGCTGAAGACGCGGCCGCTTGCTTGGGCGCTCACGGGCCTTAGCGTGGGCCTGCTCAGCGGCCTCATCGGGATCGGCGGTGGGACCATCATGGTGCCTGCGCTCGTTATGGGGCTCAAATTCAAGCTGCACCACGCGATAGGAACCTCGCTTGCCGTGATCATCTTCACGAGCTGTAGTGGTGCGCTTGGCTACCTCCTCAACGGGCTTGCAGTCCTCGAGCTCCCACCGTACTCCGTGGGCTACCTTAATCTTTTCATCTTCGCCTGTTTGGCGGTGACCAGCATCCCGGTCGCGCAGCTCGGAGCGCGTACGGCGCACATCGTACCCGCAAGGGAGTTACGGTATCTCTTTGCTGCGGTGATGTTCTACATCGCGTTCAGGATGATCTACTCCAGTACCCCCCTGCTCCTGCCGTTCTGA
- a CDS encoding ArsR family transcriptional regulator, whose product MQQGDPRSDILQVLRRQEACVDELSSQLGISSTAVRQHLAILERDGLVARTPVHKKVGRPKLFYSLSSEGEEYFPKAYYQVLTRIIADILAREGPEDVQALMGRLGAQHAAKFKERVGHDGNVHELMNVLNELGCCAELARENGHTILKEYNCLLYKVAMEFGDIICTFNAKFIETLLDTPVTMRDCIARGDRYCSFVIQTK is encoded by the coding sequence ATGCAGCAGGGCGATCCCCGGTCTGATATCTTGCAGGTGCTGAGGCGGCAGGAGGCGTGCGTCGATGAATTAAGTTCGCAACTGGGCATCTCGTCCACCGCCGTTCGGCAGCATCTCGCGATCCTCGAGCGCGATGGGCTCGTGGCGCGTACGCCCGTGCACAAGAAGGTTGGACGGCCAAAGCTCTTCTATTCGCTCTCATCAGAAGGTGAAGAATACTTCCCCAAGGCCTATTACCAGGTCCTAACCAGGATTATCGCTGATATACTCGCGCGTGAAGGCCCTGAGGACGTGCAAGCACTGATGGGTCGGTTGGGGGCGCAGCACGCAGCGAAGTTCAAAGAGCGGGTGGGGCACGACGGCAACGTGCATGAGCTCATGAATGTGTTGAACGAGCTGGGGTGCTGTGCTGAGCTGGCGCGCGAAAATGGCCATACAATACTTAAGGAATACAACTGTCTCCTCTACAAGGTCGCGATGGAGTTCGGTGATATCATTTGCACGTTCAACGCGAAGTTCATTGAGACCTTGCTCGATACTCCCGTGACGATGCGAGATTGCATCGCACGAGGTGACCGATACTGCTCGTTTGTCATCCAGACGAAATAG
- a CDS encoding CBS domain-containing protein has product MKWSLQIGRIRGIPIQLHVTFLIILAFVIWIFAANDFSIAGITIGFGALAVSTAYKYLLGAVAAVLFFATLLFHELSHSFVAQHYGAQVRGITLFIIGGVSQMEEIPREPRMEANISAAGPVLSLCIGFVSYALYRFLGPVTRPMIGGETVIAPTVTNAVLIVLGILAFYNILLGFFNLIPAFPMDGGRLLRAAFATRMSYVEATRRAVAVGKMFAIVMAIFGLFTFQLFLLLIAVFIYFGGGEEEKAAVVSVTLEGVKVRDLMTRVPDVVSVPPQWTVEQLVGLMFETRHMGYPVQERDTVPVIGVVTFSDVQQVPPTNRSTTTVGEVMTRDIISIDPDAEAYDALKLMSMRNLGRLLVMRNGQMQGIVSRTDLVRAIQFRGIHQIT; this is encoded by the coding sequence ATGAAGTGGTCGCTTCAAATCGGGCGTATTCGGGGAATTCCGATTCAATTGCACGTGACGTTCTTGATCATCCTCGCGTTTGTCATCTGGATCTTTGCCGCGAACGATTTCAGCATCGCAGGCATAACCATTGGCTTTGGCGCACTGGCGGTTTCAACTGCGTACAAATACCTGCTCGGCGCTGTTGCCGCGGTGCTCTTCTTCGCTACCCTGCTCTTCCATGAGCTCAGTCATTCATTCGTCGCTCAGCACTACGGGGCGCAGGTACGAGGGATCACGCTCTTCATCATCGGCGGCGTCTCGCAGATGGAGGAGATCCCGCGAGAGCCGCGCATGGAAGCGAATATCTCAGCTGCGGGTCCCGTGCTCAGTTTGTGCATTGGTTTCGTCTCCTACGCCCTTTATCGCTTCCTCGGGCCGGTGACGCGGCCTATGATCGGTGGCGAGACGGTCATCGCCCCGACCGTGACGAACGCCGTGCTCATCGTGCTGGGCATCCTCGCCTTTTATAACATCCTGCTGGGGTTCTTCAATCTCATACCAGCATTCCCCATGGATGGCGGTCGGCTGCTCCGCGCGGCATTCGCAACGCGTATGTCATATGTCGAGGCGACGCGACGAGCCGTTGCGGTCGGCAAGATGTTCGCCATTGTGATGGCGATCTTTGGGCTCTTCACGTTTCAGCTCTTCTTGCTCCTCATTGCCGTCTTTATCTATTTCGGTGGTGGCGAGGAGGAGAAAGCGGCTGTGGTGTCCGTTACGCTCGAGGGTGTCAAGGTGCGCGACCTGATGACCCGGGTACCGGATGTGGTCTCCGTGCCGCCCCAGTGGACGGTCGAGCAGCTGGTCGGATTGATGTTCGAGACACGGCACATGGGCTATCCCGTGCAGGAACGTGACACAGTACCGGTTATCGGTGTCGTTACCTTTTCGGACGTCCAGCAGGTGCCGCCCACCAACCGCAGTACCACGACGGTCGGTGAGGTAATGACGCGCGACATCATCTCGATCGATCCTGATGCCGAGGCGTATGATGCGCTCAAACTCATGTCCATGCGTAATTTGGGCAGGCTGCTCGTGATGCGGAACGGCCAGATGCAGGGCATCGTCTCACGAACGGATCTCGTGAGAGCCATTCAATTCCGCGGTATCCACCAAATAACCTGA
- a CDS encoding superoxide dismutase produces the protein MRDFYSLPKLPYGNKDLEPYISEAQLSIHHQKHHQAYVTGANGILEQLDAARDKGAELDLKATLKGLAFNIGGHQLHSLFWQNLAPAGKGGGTPGGMLGDAIAQDFGSFERFKKEFTQAAVTVEGSGWAALSRCPTTKRLLIMQIEKHNVNLYPAYAILMDLDVWEHAYYIDYKNARPQFVEAFWSVVNWDEVNKRLEKV, from the coding sequence ATGAGGGATTTTTACTCGTTACCAAAGCTGCCGTACGGCAATAAGGATTTGGAACCTTACATCTCAGAGGCGCAATTGAGTATCCATCACCAGAAGCATCATCAGGCCTACGTCACAGGTGCGAACGGTATCCTCGAGCAGCTCGACGCGGCTCGGGATAAGGGCGCTGAGCTGGACCTGAAAGCGACCTTAAAGGGGCTTGCGTTCAATATCGGGGGACATCAACTCCATTCGCTCTTCTGGCAGAACCTTGCCCCCGCGGGCAAGGGTGGCGGAACGCCCGGTGGTATGTTGGGCGATGCGATCGCGCAGGATTTTGGTAGTTTCGAGCGGTTCAAGAAGGAGTTCACACAGGCTGCAGTGACCGTGGAAGGTTCCGGCTGGGCTGCACTCTCCCGCTGCCCGACGACGAAGCGACTGCTCATCATGCAGATCGAGAAGCACAACGTAAATCTCTATCCGGCTTATGCCATCCTCATGGATCTCGATGTCTGGGAGCACGCGTACTATATCGATTATAAAAACGCGCGTCCACAATTCGTCGAAGCGTTCTGGAGCGTGGTGAACTGGGACGAGGTCAATAAGCGGCTCGAGAAGGTCTAG
- a CDS encoding endonuclease III, with protein MPNEIELDQIVQILKERYLNTVSALEDVSRSRDPYRVLISCVLSLRTKDEVTAAASKRLFARASTPEAMVQLTKAEIEALIYPVGFYHRKAEQIREISRTLIAEHDSNVPDTLDELLQLKGVGRKTANIVITMGFHKQGIAVDTHVHRISNRLGLVKTKTPEQTEFALRDILPEKHWIVFNNLLVMHGQRVCTPISPKCSICPISNYCDRVGVERFR; from the coding sequence ATGCCTAACGAGATAGAGCTCGATCAGATCGTGCAGATACTCAAGGAGCGGTATCTCAACACGGTATCCGCACTGGAGGACGTATCACGCTCCCGTGACCCGTACCGGGTCTTGATCTCCTGCGTATTGAGCCTGCGCACGAAGGACGAGGTGACTGCCGCGGCATCGAAGCGGCTGTTCGCACGTGCGTCAACGCCTGAGGCGATGGTGCAGCTCACGAAGGCTGAGATCGAAGCGTTGATCTACCCGGTCGGGTTTTACCATCGCAAGGCTGAGCAGATCCGGGAGATCTCACGGACGCTGATCGCTGAGCACGACTCGAACGTGCCCGATACACTTGACGAGCTCTTGCAGTTGAAGGGCGTCGGGCGCAAAACCGCGAATATCGTGATCACCATGGGCTTTCACAAGCAGGGTATCGCGGTCGATACGCACGTGCACCGCATCTCTAACCGGTTGGGGTTGGTGAAGACGAAGACGCCAGAGCAGACGGAGTTCGCGCTGCGTGATATCCTGCCGGAAAAGCACTGGATCGTCTTCAATAACCTGCTCGTCATGCACGGGCAGAGGGTCTGCACACCGATCAGTCCAAAGTGCAGTATCTGCCCGATAAGCAACTATTGTGATCGGGTAGGGGTGGAGCGGTTTCGATAG